A genome region from Conger conger chromosome 16, fConCon1.1, whole genome shotgun sequence includes the following:
- the triobpb gene encoding TRIO and F-actin binding protein b, producing the protein MTPDLLNFKKGWMSKLDENGEWKKHWFVLTDAGLRYYRDSGAEEKDDLDGEIDLKSCVKVSEFDVEKNYGFQIQTREAVFTLSAMTAGIRRNWIEVLRKSVRPSSSPDLTQLPDSSSDKENSHCLSRPLSSRWGSTRQAHSDPRSEVTSSATAPRRFDYVELAPVPTASPSPAANQREGSEQVTGRETGHSQWEALLHRKEAGSGSNQLLRIEEEIEKKWAEFEKLPLKEMRSLPLIGSRTGHQANEALQREVASLKLQLERLRGGGGGGGRGGWGCGPDAPCGRSLAAMDKAHTQALDETQRQYEREARKLERDRDRLLWEETQATAQAMEVLKKAHREELQREVERVRRLCGGVADTETLNSQHQSEIHSLRRELDSLSERYSQKCLQLNRAEQSSGEREREVSRREREMEQLKKENQELQSRLMEEISRMSTLVKGEGSEGVSPDDCERNSCELEVLLRVKEREAQYLYREITCLRNELQSLNTEKQTACERYKEAHAELDLMKSRSEQEIEALKDRLKLALAALHERQQLGNSLDH; encoded by the exons ATGACG CCTGACCTCCTTAACTTCAAGAAGGGATGGATGTCAAAACTGGACGAGAATGGAGAG tggAAAAAGCACTGGTTCGTGCTAACAGACGCTGGGCTGAGATACTACAGAGATTCTGGCGCGGAGGAG AAAGATGACCTGGATGGGGAGATCGACTTGAAGTCCTGCGTGAAGGTGTCCGAGTTCGATGTGGAGAAGAACTATGGCTTCCAGATACAG ACCCGGGAGGCGGTGTTCACGCTCTCGGCCATGACGGCTGGCATCAGGCGGAACTGGATCGAGGTTCTGAGGAAGAGCGTGCGGCCCAGCAGCTCCCCGGACCTCACGCA gCTGCCTGACAGCAGTAGCGATAAGGAGAATTCCCACTGCCTGTCCCGCCCGCTTTCATCTCGCTGGGGTTCAACCCGGCAAGCCCACAGCGAccccaggtcagaggtcacatcCTCTGCCACCGCGCCGCGCCGATTCGACTACGTAGAACTGGCTCCCGTGCCAACAGCCTCTCCCTCGCCAGCCGCCAATCAGAGGGAGGGGTCAGAGCAGGTCACCGGCAGGGAGACGGgccacagccaatgggaggCCCTGCTGCACAGGAAGGAGGCGGGGTCTGGCTCAAATCAGTTGCTGCGCATCGAGGAGGAGATAGAGAAGAAGTGGGCGGAGTTTGAGAAGCTTCCTTTAAAGGAGATGAGATCGCTGCCGCTGATTGGCTCTCGTACTGGCCATCAAGCCAACGAGGCGCTGCAGAGGGAG GTGGCGTCTCTGAAGCTGCAGCTGGAGAGGTtgaggggcgggggtgggggcggggggcggggcgggtggGGCTGTGGGCCGGACGCTCCGTGCGGACGCAGTCTGGCGGCCATGGACAAGGCGCACACGCAGGCGCTGGACGAGACGCAGAGGCAGTACGAGCGCGAGGCCCGGAAgctggagagggacagggaccggctgctgtgggaggaaacgCAGGCCACCGCGCAAG CGATGGAGGTGCTAAAGAAGGCGCACAGGGAGGAGCtgcagagggaggtggagagggtcAGGAGGCTGTGTGGGGGAGTTGCTGATACAGAGACTCTAAACTCCCAGCATCA GTCGGAGATTCACTCCCTGCGCAGGGAGTTGGACAGCCTGTCGGAGAGATACTCCCAGAAGTGCCTGCAGCTGAACAGGGCCGAGCAGAGCAGtggggagcgggagcgggaggtCAgccgcagggagagagagatggagcagctgaagaaggagaaccag GAGCTGCAGTCCCGTCTGATGGAGGAGATCAGCCGCATGAGCACCTTGGTCAAGGGTGAGGGGTCGGAGGGCGTCTCCCCTGACGACTGTGAACGGAACTCCTGTGAACTGGAG GTGCTGTTGcgggtgaaagagagggaggcgcAGTACCTGTACCGGGAGATCACCTGCCTGAGGAACGAGCTCCAGTCTCTAAACACG